The sequence below is a genomic window from Dyadobacter chenwenxiniae.
CGTTCTATGGCTGCGAAGCTTTTTTACTGCCGAGCCACCAGGAAAATTTCGGCATTGCCGTCGTGGAAGCCATGGCATGCAGCCGGCCAGTCCTGATTTCCGATCAGGTTAATATTTGGCGTGAAATTGAGCATAACGGCGGAGGTCTCGTGGAAAAAGACACCTCCGACGGTGTCAGGAAGTTACTTGTCAATTGGTTGTCGCTTTCGAAAACGGAAAGGGCCCAAATGTCATCCAAAGCCAGGAAGGCATTTTTGGGAGACTTTTCGGTGGAAAAAGCGGCGGGTAAAATGGGCAAAGTGCTCGCCTGAAAAAAGCTCGGCAGAACACGTACTGCTTTATTCAAACTCTTCTAACCAGACCATACATTGAAAAAGCCAATGAACGCTGATGAGAAAAAGCGTATTTTGATCTATGGCATCAATTACGCGCCTGAACTGACAGGCATAGGAAAATACACCGGGGAGCTCGCCGCCTGGCTGGCCTCTCACGAACATGATGTGAATGTCATCACGGCCCATCCCTATTATCCCGATTGGGAGGTCCATCCTGCACACAAAGGAAAATGGTGGACGAGAGAAGTGCTGGATGGTGTAAAGGTTTTCCGTTGCCCCTTGTATGTACCCAAGAATGTGACATCTACCAAAAGGATATTGCACGAATTTTCATTCCTGCTGGGGATTCTGCCCTGGTGGTTTATGACGCTTTTTCAAAAGAAATTCGATGTTGTACTTTGTATCAGCCCGCCATTTCACATTGGTATCCTGCCGCTTTTATATGCCAAAATTCGAGGGGTCCGGTTTATCAACCACATACAGGATTTGCAGGTGGATGTAGCGAAAGACCTGGGTATGATCAAAAACAGACATTTCCTTAAACTCATGTTCGCGCTGGAAAAAGCCATTTTTGAATGGGGAGGGCAGGTTTCGACCATCAGCGAAGGCATGCAACGTAAAATTCAGGCCAAAGGGATCGACACTTCCAAAGTAATCCTGTTTCCCAACTGGGTGGACTCAGGACTCATTTGCCCCTTGAGCCGCGAGCTTTCTTTGCGGAAGGAATTTGGGATCAATAACGATGATAAGGTCGTTTTGTACTCAGGCAACCTCGGCGAAAAACAAGGACTTGAAATCATCATTGAAGTTGCCAAACTGTACAAGGACCAGTCTAATCTGCATTTTGTGATTTGCGGGTCGGGCGGCG
It includes:
- a CDS encoding WcaI family glycosyltransferase: MKKPMNADEKKRILIYGINYAPELTGIGKYTGELAAWLASHEHDVNVITAHPYYPDWEVHPAHKGKWWTREVLDGVKVFRCPLYVPKNVTSTKRILHEFSFLLGILPWWFMTLFQKKFDVVLCISPPFHIGILPLLYAKIRGVRFINHIQDLQVDVAKDLGMIKNRHFLKLMFALEKAIFEWGGQVSTISEGMQRKIQAKGIDTSKVILFPNWVDSGLICPLSRELSLRKEFGINNDDKVVLYSGNLGEKQGLEIIIEVAKLYKDQSNLHFVICGSGGGRDKLIRSAKELGLSNVKFYPLQPYENLSALLAMADIHLVLQKKSASDLVMPSKLTGILAAAGCVIVSAVPGTTLHEVITNHRMGILIEPENVAALAQGIEMALHEDLNILRTNAREYAQKYLTKNTIIGNFETNLLATA